One Fictibacillus halophilus genomic window, TTCCGCATGCGGCTGTTCAATCGTGATTTCCGCCGGAGGCTGCTCAATGGATTGCTCTCCCTTAAGATTATTTAATCCTAATTTTGCAAATCTTGATTCCAATTTTAAAGATGGGAAGTCCATCATTTTCCCCCTAACAAAAAAGCTATCTATTAAGATAGCTTTTATTTAACGTAGAAAGTCCACTAAACTTGGCTGTATAATTCTAGCTCCCGTATCTAGAGCAGCACGGTGAATGCTTTCTTGAATTTTCAAATCCAATATAGCCTTCTCATAATCAATATCTTCATTATCGGAAATCATTTTCTTAGTGTTGACAACTTGTTCTGATAATCTATACTCTACTAGTTCGATACGATTGTATTTAGCACCTAATTCAGAACGTTCATCATTAAATGTATCTAGGGTTTGATCTAACTTAGTTAAATCGTCTTGAAAAGATTGATTATTTGAATTTGGATCTTGCAAATCAGTAACTAATAAAGTTAATGTATTAATTAAATCATCATTAAACACTTTGTCTGGATCAACATTCGCTTGTATGTTTATACCTTTTGAAATTTCAAGCATAACAGCTTTTCCGGTTTTAGAGGAATCGATTACACCGTTTGTAATCCTTTCTTCCTGTGTGTTTGTACCATTAAAAATATACTTGCCACCCACTTTTGTATTAGCAATACTTAATAGTTGTTCTTTTAACTGGGATACTTCTTGTGCTATTGAATTGCGTTGCTTTTCGTCGTATGTATCATTGCTCGCTTGTACTACGAGTTCACGGACTCTTTGAAGGACATCGCTTGATTTTTCTAAAGCATCTTCAGAATTTTCGAGCCAATTGTAAACTTCTCCTAAATTTCTCTCGTATTGTTCAACTTCAGTGAGGTTTGTTCTGTAGTTCATCCCTTTAACAGCGATAACAGGATCATCCGAAGGTCTGGTGATTTTTTTTCCTGTTGAAAGCTGTTCTTGAA contains:
- the flgL gene encoding flagellar hook-associated protein FlgL, whose product is MRVTQSILSGNMLKNIHQNYQRLGKVQEQLSTGKKITRPSDDPVIAVKGMNYRTNLTEVEQYERNLGEVYNWLENSEDALEKSSDVLQRVRELVVQASNDTYDEKQRNSIAQEVSQLKEQLLSIANTKVGGKYIFNGTNTQEERITNGVIDSSKTGKAVMLEISKGINIQANVDPDKVFNDDLINTLTLLVTDLQDPNSNNQSFQDDLTKLDQTLDTFNDERSELGAKYNRIELVEYRLSEQVVNTKKMISDNEDIDYEKAILDLKIQESIHRAALDTGARIIQPSLVDFLR